In Centropristis striata isolate RG_2023a ecotype Rhode Island chromosome 1, C.striata_1.0, whole genome shotgun sequence, one DNA window encodes the following:
- the LOC131972789 gene encoding adipose-secreted signaling protein, whose amino-acid sequence MATGRKGSTSKAGGVRFPDDDQPPGSPTRRDNESNLCTLIAVLEKDGSYLVKAGFLKCHHCYEIVFTVPDVPTLGKELSCLPSSSPSRRFPSLRVRHINSTLEGGVKVTCEYKTHQEGVLQEEITLVTRGSKGSSLKIRFQARVIDPHRGTPMLLEGVRCLGAQKDANRKHSDRGRI is encoded by the exons atggcaacaggaAGAAAAG GATCCACTTCGAAGGCTGGTGGGGTGCGTTTCCCTGATGACGACCAGCCACCTGGCTCTCCAACAAGGAGAGACAATGAGTCAAACCTCTGTACTCTCATTGCTGTCCTAGAAAAAGATGGCAGCTACTTGGTCAAG GCTGGTTTCCTGAAGTGCCACCACTGTTATGAAATTGTCTTCACTGTCCCAGATGTTCCCACACTGGGCAAAGAGCTCTCCTGTCTTCCTTCCTCCTCACCATCTCGGAGGTTCCCCAGTCTCCGGGTTCGTCATATCAACTCCACACTGGAGG GAGGAGTAAAGGTAACATGTGAGTACAAGACGCACCAGGAGGGGGTGCTGCAGGAAGAGATCACCCTGGTAACCAGGGGGAGTAAAGGGAGCAGTCTGAAGATCAGATTCCAGGCCAGGGTCATTg ACCCACATCGCGGGACTCCCATGCTGCTGGAAGGGGTGAGGTGCCTGGGTGCTCAGAAAGACGCCAACAGAAAGCACAGCGATCGTGGGAGGATatga